The following coding sequences are from one Tistrella bauzanensis window:
- a CDS encoding PepSY domain-containing protein, giving the protein MTLSRLLARVAAPAAVLVALAAPALAGPTCTTAARDTWIPEDQMKAKIAEMGFKDIRSFEVTKGNCYEIYGHDKDGRKAEVYFDPTDARIVKQEID; this is encoded by the coding sequence ATGACCCTTTCCCGCCTGCTTGCCCGCGTCGCTGCCCCGGCGGCTGTTCTGGTGGCGCTTGCGGCCCCCGCACTGGCCGGGCCCACCTGTACCACCGCCGCCAGGGATACATGGATTCCGGAAGACCAGATGAAGGCGAAGATCGCCGAGATGGGTTTCAAGGACATCCGCAGCTTCGAGGTGACCAAAGGCAACTGCTACGAGATCTATGGCCATGACAAGGATGGCCGCAAGGCCGAGGTCTATTTCGACCCGACCGATGCCCGGATCGTGAAGCAGGAGATCGACTGA
- a CDS encoding cytochrome b/b6 domain-containing protein: MSRSGPAVELSRAGPGVRVWDPVVRLFHWLVVVGCLLDLAILEEGEAPHRWVGYVVAGALAVRILWGFVGTEPARFRAFVPTPAVLLGYLRDRIAGRARIYRSHNPAGAVMMLTLMALLAVVSITGIMTTTDMFWGVGWVEELHEAAAEAIIPLALLHAAVAVIDSVAGPVNLIAAMITGRKRLR, translated from the coding sequence ATGTCCCGTTCAGGCCCGGCCGTGGAACTGTCGCGCGCCGGGCCGGGCGTCCGGGTCTGGGATCCGGTCGTCCGGCTGTTTCACTGGCTGGTGGTGGTGGGCTGCCTGCTGGATCTGGCCATACTGGAAGAGGGCGAGGCGCCGCACCGCTGGGTCGGCTATGTCGTGGCCGGCGCGCTGGCCGTGCGCATCCTGTGGGGGTTCGTCGGCACCGAACCGGCGCGGTTCCGGGCCTTCGTGCCCACACCGGCGGTACTTCTGGGCTATCTGCGCGATCGTATCGCCGGGCGGGCCCGGATCTATCGCAGCCACAATCCCGCCGGCGCGGTGATGATGCTGACGCTGATGGCCCTGCTGGCGGTGGTGTCGATCACCGGCATCATGACCACCACCGACATGTTCTGGGGCGTGGGCTGGGTGGAAGAGCTGCACGAGGCCGCCGCCGAGGCGATCATCCCGCTGGCCTTGCTGCATGCGGCGGTGGCTGTCATTGACAGCGTGGCCGGGCCGGTGAACCTGATCGCGGCGATGATCACCGGACGCAAGCGGCTGCGCTGA